In a single window of the Amia ocellicauda isolate fAmiCal2 chromosome 20, fAmiCal2.hap1, whole genome shotgun sequence genome:
- the zswim8 gene encoding zinc finger SWIM domain-containing protein 8 isoform X8 translates to MELMFAEWEDGERFSFEDSDRFEEDSLCSFISEAESLCQNWRGWRKQSAGPNSPTVKVKDGQVIPLVELSAKQVAFHIPFEVVEKVYPPVPEQLQLRIAYWSFPENEEDIRLYSCLANGSADEFQRGEQLYRMRAVKDPLQIGFHLSATVVSPQAAQSKGAYNVAVMFDRCRITSCSCTCGAGAKWCAHVVALCLFRIHNASAVCLRAPVSESLSRLQRDQLQKFAQYLISELPQQILPTAQRLLDELLSSQSTAINTVCGAPDPTAGPSASDQSTWYLDESTLSDNIKKTLHKFCGPSPVVFSDVNSMYLSSTEPPAAAEWACLLRPLRGREPEGIWNLLSIVREMFKRRDSNAAPLLEILTEQCLTYEQIIGWWYSVRTSASHSSASGHTGRSNGQSEVAAHACASMCDEMVVLWRLAVLDPTMSPQRRWELCAQLKQWHLKVIEIVKRGQHRKSLDKLFQGFKPAVESCYFNWEVAYPLPGITYCSADKKSASFCWARAVQLSRGGRAGPGDAQEPGGGGSRGGGLEGGSGSDHKGRGGHSLQQEVAVRPKETIIGKRKGLSAGGGSGVLVLGGRLGGGGGLSLEENKGMYKGGAGGSSSMGSKAKLAQGGKVCSGPISIGSKHGSSKRRTSSEDSSLEPDLAELSMDDGSSLALGAEASNTFDFLPPPPELLPAPSPLLREPRKYSVSNSAKEPAFEGKRVAHAAPAPEAAACFSKESVPAVLEKEVELEAEMELDGSEDPSEDGRPPAPAAAASISPATSAKPPRAHREGEVDRAKPAAAPEPVEAADPVGEDDYQAYYLSAASEEGGERGAPDGNPEEEPDIFAGIKPLEQEGQMEVLFACAEALHAHGYSNEACRLAVELAGDLLANPPDLKVEQPQTKGKKSKVSTSRQTQVATNTLSKAAFLLTVLSERPEYHNLAFSTGMFSLELQRPPASTKALEVKLAYQESEVVALLKKIPLGLVEMSAIRDRAEQLRDGNFCDYRPVLPLMLASFIFDVLCTPVVSPTGSRPPSRNRNNEMPGDEELGFEAAVAALGMKTTVSEAEHPLLCEGTRREKGDLALALMITYKDDQSKLKKILDKLLDRESQTHKPQTLSSFYSSKPAASSQKSPSKHNSHGGVGGAAGGGAKHSGPVAGGGSSAVQAVASGATANHQPGLSSSVQGTAGENFSDNREQDGAQPSTCEQQSEAAPFKPEGTVPSRLALGGRGAYSGRCWGSPVRQKKKHTGMASIDSSAPETTSDSSPTLSRRPLRGGWAAASWGRGQDSDSISSSSSDSLGSSSSSGSRRAGGGARAKSADTSRYKGRRPECHAPHVPNQPSEAAAHFYFELAKTVLIKAGGNSSTSIFTQPSASGGHQGPHRNLHLCAFEIGLYALGLHNFVSPNWLSRTYSSHVSWITGQAMEIGSAALNILVECWDGHLTPPEVASLADRASRARDPNMVRAAAELALSCLPHAHALNPNEIQRALVQCKEQDNVMLEKACMAVEEAAKGGGVYPEVLFEVAHQWYWLYEQTVGGGVGSQREGPAGGCGANGGAGGRGPSEAGRGGLDSGGAMETGGVAVTATVTAAAVVPVISVGSTIYQSHAIPGSAMAHPHTQSLHPYTTIQAHLPTVCTPQYLGHPLQHVPRPTVFPVSGAGYPQFWLTSRACAQEHCLTDSKCVCVPPQGMHPAFIGAQYPFSVATGPHPPLAATAVTFPGVPVPSMTQIAVHPYHTEAGLPLSTTVAGGVHTGSTIQTIQGASLPGLSSQPASLVSTPFPSEDEQHSQPISQQGLHYLHSAYRVGMLALEMLGRRAHNDHPNNFSRSPPYTEDVKWLLGLAARLGVNYVYQFCVGAAKGVLSPFVLQEIIMEALQRLNPAHIHAHLRTPAFHQLVQRCQQAYLQYIHHRLIHLTPADYDDFVNIIRSARSAFCLTPVGMMQFNDVLQNLKRGKQTKELWQRISLEMATFSP, encoded by the exons ATGGAACTCATGTTTGCCGAGTGGGAGGACGGGGAGAGGTTCTCTTTCGAGGACTCGGACCGCTTCGAGGAGGACTCCCTGTGCTCCTTCATCTCGGAGGCGGAGAGCCTGTGTCAGAACTGGAGAGGGTGGAGGAAGCAATCGGCCGGACCCAACTCTCCTACTGTGAAAGTCAAAG ATGGTCAGGTGATCCCGCTGGTCGAGCTCTCTGCCAAGCAGGTGGCCTTCCACATCCCCTTCGAGGTGGTGGAGAAGGTCTACCCTCCTGTGCCAGAGCAGCTGCAACTGCGCATCGCCTACTGGAGTTTCCCCGAGAATGAGGAGGACATCAG GCTGTACTCCTGCCTGGCCAATGGCAGCGCTGACGAGTTCCAGAGGGGAGAGCAGCTGTACCGGATGAGGGCGGTGAAGGACCCGCTGCAGATCG GTTTCCATCTCAGCGCCACAGTGGTGTCTCCCCAGGCGGCCCAGTCCAAAGGTGCCTACAATGTTGCCGTGATGTTCGACCGCTGCCGCATCACTTCCTGTAGCTGTACCTGCGGAGCTGGGGCCAAGTGGTGCGCCCACGTCGTGGCCCTGTGTCTCTTCAGGATACACAAT GCTTCCGCGGTGTGCCTCCGAGCCCCGGTGTCCGAGTCCCTGTCACGGCTGCAGAGAGACCAGCTGCAGAAATTCGCCCAGTACCTCATCAGCGAGCTGCCCCAGCAG ATACTGCCCACGGCCCAGCGCCTCCTGGATGAACTGCTGTCGTCCCAGTCCACGGCCATCAACACGGTCTGTGGAGCACCAG ACCCCACTGCGGGCCCCTCGGCCTCTGACCAGAGCACCTGGTATTTGGACGAGTCGACGCTCAGCGACAACATCAAGAAGACGCTGCACAAGTTCTGTGGGCCCTCACCAGTTGTGTTTAG CGATGTGAACTCCATGTACCTGTCATCCACGGAGCCTCCGGCCGCGGCGGAGTGGGCCTGCCTGCTGAGACCCCTACGGGGACGGGAGCCCGAGGGCATCTGGAACCTGCTGTCCATCGTCAGGGAGATGTTTAAGAGGAGAGACAGCAACGCGGCACCTCTGCTGGAGATCCTGACGGAGCAGTGCCTCACCTATGAGCAG ATCATTGGCTGGTGGTACAGCGTGCGCACCTCCGCCTCTCATAGCAGCGCCAGCGGACACACGGGCCGCAGCAACGGGCAGTCGGAGGTGGCCGCCCACGCCTGTGCCAGCATGTGTGACGAGATGGTGGTGCTGTGGAGGCTGGCAGTGCTCGATCCCACCATGAGCCCCCAGAG GCGCTGGGAGCTGTGCGCTCAGCTGAAGCAGTGGCACTTGAAGGTCATAGAGATCGTGAAGCGCGGGCAGCACCGCAAGTCCCTGGACAAGCTCTTTCAGGGCTTCAAACCGGCTGTGGAATCCTGTTATTTCAACTGGGAGGTGGCCTACCCCTTGCCCGGCATTACCTACTGCAGCGCCGACAAGAAGAGCGCGTCCTTCTGCTGGGCCAGGGCCGTGCAGCTGTCGCGGGGGGGAAGGGCCGGGCCGGGGGATGCCCAGGAGCCCGGGGGGGGTGGCAGCCGAGGCGGCGGCTTGGAGGGGGGCAGCGGATCTGATCACAAGGGTCGTGGTGGCCACTCCCTTCAGCAAGAGGTGGCAGTCAGACCCAAAGAGACCATCATTGGAAAGAGGAAAGGGCTGTCTGCTGGAGGGGGCAGCGGTGTGCTTGTACTGGggggcagactgggagggggtggggggctgtctTTGGAAGAAAATAAGGGAATGTACAAGGGAGGTGCGGGCGGGTCCTCCTCCATGGGTAGCAAGGCCAAGCTGGCTCAGGGCGGGAAAGTCTGCAGTGGCCCGATCAGTATCGGCAGCAAACACGGGAGCAGCAAGCGGCGCACCAGCAGCGAAGACAGCTCCCTGGAGCCCGACCTGGCCGAGCTCAGCATGGACGACGGCTCTAGCCTGGCGCTGGGGGCCGAAGCCAGCAACACCTTCGACTTCTTGCCCCCTCCGCCTGAACTGCTGCCGGCCCCCAGCCCCTTGCTGAGGGAGCCACGTAAGTACAGCGTCAGCAATAGCGCCAAGGAGCCAGCGTTTGAGGGGAAGAGGGTGGCCCACGCGGCGCCGGCCCCGGAGGCGGCGGCCTGCTTCTCCAAAGAGAGCGTGCCTGCCGTCTTGGAGAAGGAGGTGGAGCTGGAGGCCGAGATGGAGCTGGACGGCAGCGAGGACCCCAGCGAGGACGGCCGCCCCCCTGCCCCCGCCGCTGCTGCCTCCATCTCTCCCGCCACCTCTGCCAAGCCGCCCCGAGctcacagagagggagaggtggaccGGGCCAAGCCGGCCGCAGCCCCAGAGCCCGTCGAGGCCGCCGACCCCGTGGGAGAGGATGACTACCAGGCCTACTACCTGAGTGCCGCCTCAGAGGAGGGGGGAGAGCGAGGGGCGCCGGATGGCAACCCCGAAGAGGAGCCGGACATCTTCGCTGGGATCAAGCCACTGGAGCAGGAGGGACAAATGGAG GTGCTGTTTGCCTGTGCGGAGGCCCTGCACGCTCATGGCTACAGTAACGAGGCATGCCGGCTGGCGGTAGAGCTGGCTGGGGATCTCCTGGCCAACCCTCCTGACCTGAAGGTGGAGCAGCCTCAGACCAAG GGCAAGAAAAGCAAAGTGTCGACTAGCCGGCAGACCCAGGTGGCCACCAACACCCTGTCCAAGGCAGCCTTCCTGCTGACGGTGCTCAGCGAGAGGCCCGAGTACCACAACCTGGCCTTCAGCACCGGCATGTTCTCCCTGGAGCTGCAGCGGCCCCCGGCCTCCACCAAGGCCCTGGAG GTCAAGCTGGCGTACCAGGAGTCGGAGGTGGTGGCGCTGCTGAAGAAGATCCCTCTGGGGCTGGTGGAGATGAGTGCCATCCGAGACCGCGCCGAGCAGCTGAGGGACGGCAACTTCTGCGACTACCGGCCCGTGTTGCCCCTCATGCTGGCCAGCTTCATTTTCGATGTACTCTGCACTCCCG TGGTCTCTCCCACGGGCTCCCGGCCCCCGAGCCGTAACCGTAACAACGAGATGCCAGGTGATGAGGAGCTGGGCTTCGAGGCTGCAGTAGCTGCGCTGG GGATGAAGACCACAGTGAGCGAAGCCGAGCACCCCTTGTTGTGTGAGGGGACGCGGAGGGAGAAGGGAGACCTGGCCCTGGCCCTCATGATCACTTACAAGGATGACCAGAGCAAGCTCAAAAAG ATCTTGGATAAGCTCCTGGACCGGGAGAGCCAGACCCACAAGCCCCAGACCCTGAGCTCTTTCTACTCCAGTAAACCGGCGGCCAGCAGCCAGAAGAGCCCCTCCAAACACAACAGTCATGGAGGGGTGGGCGGGGCCGCGGGGGGTGGGGCCAAGCACTCCGGCCCCGTCGCGGGGGGAGGGTCCAGCGCTGTGCAGGCAGTGGCCAGCGGGGCTACGGCCAATCACCAGCCTGGGCTGTCGAGCTCCGTACAGGGCACGGCGGGGGAGAACTTCAGCGACAACAGAGAGCAGG ACGGGGCCCAGCCCTCTACCTGCGAGCAGCAGAGCGAGGCAGCCCCATTCAAGCCCGAGGGCACGGTGCCCAGCCGCCTCGCCCTGGGGGGCCGCGGGGCCTACAGTGGCCGCTGCTGGGGGTCCCCGGTCCGCCAGAAAAAGAAGCACACAG GCATGGCGAGCATCGACAGCAGTGCCCCCGAGACCACGTCCGACAGCTCGCCCACGCTCAGCCGGCGCCCCCTACGAGGTGGTTGGGCGGCGGCCTCCTGGGGACGGGGCCAGGACAGCGACAGCATCAGCAGCTCGTCCTCCGATTCGCTGGGCTCCTCCTCATCGAGCGGCTCGCGCAGGGCTGGCGGCGGAGCCCGAGCCAAGAGCGCCGACACCAGCCG GTACAAAGGACGGCGCCCGGAATGCCACGCGCCCCACGTCCCCAATCAGCCCTCTGAGGCGGCGGCGCACTTCTACTTCGAGCTGGCCAAGACGGTGCTCATCAAGGCCGGAGGCAACAGCTCCACCTCCATCTTCACCCAGCCCTCTGCCAGCGGGGGCCACCAGGGGCCCCACCGCAACCTGCACCTCTGTGCCTTTGAGATCGGCCTGTACGCCCTGGGCCTGCACAACTTCGTCTCGCCCAACTGGCTCTCCAGGACTTACTCTTCCCACGTATCCTGGATTACAG GCCAGGCCATGGAGATCGGCAGCGCTGCTCTCAATATCCTGGTGGAGTGCTGGGATGGACACCTCACCCCTCCCGAGGTGGCGTCTCTGGCGGACCGAGCCTCGCGCGCCCGTGACCCCAACATGGTGCGGGCGGCGGCCGAGCTCGCCCTCAGCTGCCTGCCTCACGCCCACGCCCTCAACCCCAACGAGATCCAGAGGGCGCTGGTCCAGTGTAAAGAGCAG GACAACGTGATGCTGGAGAAGGCCTGCATGGCCGTGGAAGAGGCTGCCAAGGGCGGGGGCGTGTACCCGGAGGTGCTGTTCGAAGTGGCCCACCAGTGGTACTGGTTGTACGAGCAGACCGTGGGGGGTGGCGTGGGGTCCCAGCGGGAGGGCCCAGCGGGGGGGTGTGGGGCCAATGGCGGGGCCGGGGGCCGAGGCCCCTCCGAGGCAGGACGTGGAGGCCTGGACAGCGGGGGAGCCATGGAGACGGGAGGCGTGGCCGTGACCGCCACAGTGACCGCGGCCGCCGTGGTGCCCGTCATCTCCGTGGGCTCCACCATCTACCAGTCGCACGCCATCCCCGGCTCGGCCATGGCGCACCCCCACACCCAGAGTCTGCACCCCTACACCACCATCCAGGCCCACCTGCCCACCGTCTGCACCCCGCAGTACCTGGGCCACCCCCTGCAGCACGTGCCCCGGCCCACTGTCTTCCCTGTGTCCGGGGCCGGATACCCACAG ttctggcTCACCAGCAGGGCCTGTGCCCAagaacactgtctgactgactctaagtgtgtctgtgtgccccCTCAGGGAATGCACCCTGCCTTTATTGGAGCCCAGTACCCTTTCTCAGTGGCCACAGGGCCTCATCCGCCCCTGGCAGCGACTGCGGTCACCTTCCCGGGTGTGCCCGTGCCGTCCATGACCCAGATCGCTGTCCATCCCTACCACACCGAGGCCGGCCTGCCTCTCAGCACCACTGTGGCAG GTGGTGTCCACACTGGCTCCACTATCCAGACAATCCAGGGGGCTTCTCTTCCTGGCCTCTCCTCCCAGCCCGCCTCATTGGTCAGCACCCCCTTCCCTTCTGAAGACGAGCAGCACAGCCAGCCAATCAGCCAGCAAGGCCTGCACTACCTGCACTCCGCCTACAGAGTCG GTATGCTGGCTCTGGAGATGCTGGGGCGCAGGGCTCACAACGACCACCCCAACAATTTCTCCCGGAGCCCTCCTTACACCGAGGATGTCAAGTGGCTGCTGGGGCTGGCTGCCCGCTTAG GTGTGAACTATGTGTACCAGTTCTGCGTGGGCGCCGCCAAGGGAGTGCTGAGCCCCTTCGTCCTCCAGGAGATCATCATGGAGGCCTTGCAGCGGCTCAACCCCGCACACATCCACGCCCACCTGAGGACGCCCGCCTTCCACCAGCTGGTCCAGCGCTGCCAGCAGGCGTACTTACAG TACATCCACCACCGCCTCATCCACCTGACCCCCGCCGACTACGACGATTTCGTCAACATCATCCGCAGCGCCCGCAGTGCGTTCTGCCTCACGCCCGTGGGCATGATGCAGTTCAACGACGTGCTGCAGAACCTCAAGCGGGGCAAGCAGACCAAGGAGCTGTGGCAGCGGATCTCACTGGAGATGGCCACCTTCTCCCCCTGA